A stretch of the SAR86 cluster bacterium genome encodes the following:
- a CDS encoding cytochrome c1: MNKKTLILTIFVIIAASLGSLKVHAAAGAACGSFLSEDGLTKGECKEAYINAKDKASLQRGAQVYMNYCLGCHSLKYARYKKVSEDLEIPLSMFQENLMFGDQKMGDLIQVGMDPKEAKEWFGNAPPDLTLEAGLRGPDWIYTYLTSFYIDESRPLGVNNKVYENVGMPHVLIDMQGTPRSICKQIPALADNGGIKQDPLTGLQLTEEKCGFLQVDNGTGEMSPEQFDKTMLDLTNFLAYMTDPLKVERETIGTYVLLYLFIFTMLSYLLYREFKKDLH; the protein is encoded by the coding sequence ATGAATAAAAAAACTCTAATTCTCACCATTTTTGTAATAATTGCAGCTAGTTTGGGTTCTTTAAAAGTTCATGCTGCAGCTGGAGCTGCTTGTGGCAGTTTTCTGTCAGAGGATGGCCTCACAAAGGGGGAATGCAAAGAGGCATATATCAATGCAAAGGATAAAGCTTCACTTCAAAGAGGAGCACAAGTCTATATGAATTACTGTTTAGGCTGCCATTCTTTGAAATACGCAAGATACAAAAAGGTGTCTGAAGATTTGGAAATACCACTTAGCATGTTCCAAGAAAATCTGATGTTTGGTGATCAGAAGATGGGAGATTTAATCCAAGTAGGAATGGATCCCAAAGAAGCAAAAGAATGGTTTGGAAACGCACCCCCGGATTTAACCCTTGAAGCTGGTTTAAGAGGACCTGACTGGATATATACTTACCTTACAAGCTTCTATATTGATGAATCAAGACCCTTGGGTGTGAATAACAAGGTTTACGAAAATGTTGGAATGCCTCATGTTCTAATTGATATGCAAGGAACTCCTAGATCAATATGTAAACAAATTCCTGCACTTGCAGATAATGGCGGCATAAAGCAGGATCCCCTAACTGGTTTGCAGCTTACAGAAGAAAAATGTGGTTTTCTCCAGGTTGATAATGGCACAGGTGAAATGAGTCCCGAGCAGTTTGATAAGACTATGCTAGATCTCACTAACTTCTTAGCTTACATGACTGATCCACTGAAGGTTGAAAGAGAGACTATTGGAACTTATGTTTTACTGTATCTCTTTATTTTTACAATGCTTAGCTATCTTCTCTATAGAGAATTCAAGAAAGATCTTCACTAA
- a CDS encoding cytochrome bc complex cytochrome b subunit yields the protein MVTKLMNWFDDRLPLTATIERHLTKYPAPINMNIWYLAGVLLVVVLVIQLASGIWLLMNYEPTAEGAFASIQYIMRDVKYGYIIRYMHTTGASAFFALIFLHMFRGMMYGSYQKPRELLWVLGWITYFLLCALGFTGYVLPWGQMSFWAAQVIMSLFGSIPYIGEDLLTWIRGDYLISGITLNRLFAFHVVLLPLALIAVVFVHILALHEVGSNNPDGVDVKKFKDADGVPLDTKPFFPYDVMHDLYAIGVFLIFFVAIMFFYPDGGGYVIEYVNYEAADNLKTPEHIVPSWYYTPYYAMLRAVTFPLFGLTAKFLGFVVMAAGIAIFVALPWLDRSPVKSIKYKGIYSKFFLALFVVSFLVLGYLGAVPSTPARTIAAQIFTVCYFAYFLLMPIYSKYETCKPVPERVQLG from the coding sequence ATGGTCACAAAATTAATGAACTGGTTCGATGATAGATTGCCTTTAACCGCAACTATAGAAAGACACCTAACAAAATATCCTGCCCCAATAAATATGAACATATGGTACCTAGCAGGAGTACTTCTTGTTGTAGTGCTTGTAATACAACTTGCATCTGGTATCTGGCTCTTAATGAATTATGAACCAACAGCTGAAGGCGCTTTCGCCTCTATCCAATACATCATGAGAGATGTTAAATACGGCTACATAATAAGATACATGCATACAACAGGAGCATCTGCTTTCTTTGCATTGATATTTTTGCATATGTTCCGTGGAATGATGTATGGCTCTTATCAAAAACCAAGAGAGCTTTTGTGGGTTTTGGGTTGGATTACCTACTTCTTACTCTGCGCACTCGGATTTACTGGATATGTCCTTCCCTGGGGACAAATGTCTTTTTGGGCAGCTCAAGTAATTATGTCTCTTTTCGGATCGATTCCTTATATCGGAGAAGATTTACTCACGTGGATAAGAGGTGACTATCTTATTTCAGGTATAACACTAAATAGACTTTTTGCTTTTCATGTTGTTCTCTTGCCTTTAGCATTGATAGCCGTTGTATTTGTTCATATATTGGCGCTTCATGAAGTTGGTTCTAACAATCCAGATGGAGTGGATGTCAAAAAATTCAAAGATGCTGATGGTGTTCCTTTAGATACAAAACCATTTTTTCCCTATGATGTCATGCATGATTTATATGCAATTGGTGTATTTTTAATCTTTTTTGTGGCAATTATGTTCTTCTATCCAGATGGGGGTGGGTATGTAATTGAATATGTTAACTATGAAGCAGCTGATAACTTAAAGACGCCTGAGCATATTGTTCCTTCCTGGTACTATACTCCTTACTATGCAATGTTGAGAGCAGTTACTTTTCCTTTATTTGGATTGACCGCGAAATTCCTTGGATTTGTTGTAATGGCTGCAGGAATTGCAATTTTTGTAGCTCTACCATGGTTAGATAGAAGCCCAGTAAAATCAATTAAATATAAGGGTATCTATAGCAAATTCTTCTTGGCTTTATTTGTTGTTAGTTTCTTGGTACTAGGCTATCTCGGTGCAGTACCATCTACACCTGCAAGAACAATTGCTGCACAAATATTCACTGTATGTTACTTTGCTTACTTTCTATTAATGCCTATATATTCGAAATACGAAACATGTAAACCTGTGCCTGAAAGGGTGCAATTGGGATGA
- the petA gene encoding ubiquinol-cytochrome c reductase iron-sulfur subunit: protein MQPKSPPNPGRRKFLISATSAVGAVGVAGAVVPFISAFNPSAAAEAAGAPAVADIGKLAPGEMIIVEWRGTPIYVVKHSDESIKEIDKNLERLADPNSETQVQPDYAKNKYRSRKPGISVLSAVCTHLGCAPKYYPQLGVVDFDSDWQGGFFCPCHGSKFDLAGRVYAGVPAPDNLAVPPHYFKSDDILVIGEDGDVA from the coding sequence ATGCAGCCAAAATCTCCTCCTAACCCAGGAAGAAGAAAATTTCTAATAAGCGCAACATCTGCTGTCGGTGCAGTGGGCGTCGCTGGTGCCGTAGTTCCTTTTATCAGTGCTTTTAACCCCAGCGCAGCAGCTGAAGCAGCTGGAGCTCCAGCTGTCGCTGATATAGGAAAATTAGCTCCAGGAGAAATGATTATTGTTGAATGGAGAGGAACTCCAATCTACGTAGTAAAGCATTCAGATGAGTCGATAAAGGAAATCGATAAGAATTTAGAGAGACTTGCAGACCCAAACTCCGAAACCCAGGTTCAACCTGATTACGCAAAAAATAAATATAGATCAAGAAAACCCGGCATATCTGTTTTATCAGCAGTTTGCACACACCTTGGTTGTGCTCCTAAATATTATCCTCAACTAGGAGTTGTAGATTTTGATTCCGATTGGCAAGGAGGATTCTTTTGTCCTTGTCATGGTTCAAAGTTCGATTTGGCTGGAAGAGTTTACGCAGGAGTTCCTGCCCCTGATAATTTAGCTGTGCCCCCACATTATTTTAAATCTGATGATATCTTAGTCATTGGAGAAGACGGAGATGTAGCGTAA
- the rpsI gene encoding 30S ribosomal protein S9, which produces MEQIITVGRRKRSTARVFLQKGSGEITVNKKKLEVYFGREVAQMVVKQPLVSTELSEGIDVKATVSGGGSFGQAGAIRLGIARALVEYDETLKPILKKEGFLTRDSRKVERKKVGLRKARKRPQYSKR; this is translated from the coding sequence TTGGAACAAATTATTACAGTCGGTAGACGAAAAAGATCAACGGCAAGGGTGTTTCTCCAGAAAGGTTCAGGCGAAATAACTGTAAATAAGAAAAAACTTGAAGTTTATTTCGGAAGAGAAGTTGCTCAAATGGTTGTTAAGCAACCCTTGGTTTCAACGGAATTATCGGAAGGTATTGATGTTAAAGCTACAGTTTCAGGTGGGGGTAGCTTCGGTCAAGCAGGAGCAATAAGACTTGGAATTGCTCGAGCTCTTGTGGAATATGATGAGACATTGAAACCCATCCTGAAAAAGGAAGGGTTTTTAACTAGAGATTCAAGAAAAGTTGAAAGGAAAAAAGTAGGTCTAAGAAAAGCCAGAAAAAGACCACAATACTCAAAAAGGTAA
- the rplM gene encoding 50S ribosomal protein L13 yields MRTESYKRTDIEESWIIIDATGKTLGRFASKIADILSGKNKPEFTPNADLGDYVIVINAGEINVTGKKLDQKVYYRHSGYPGGIKSKPLRKVIEETPTEAIKSAVKGMLPKSKLGRQMLTKLKVYSDENHPHSAQKPIRIEL; encoded by the coding sequence ATGAGAACAGAGAGTTATAAAAGAACAGATATTGAAGAATCCTGGATCATAATAGATGCAACAGGAAAAACTCTTGGTAGGTTTGCTAGCAAGATCGCAGATATTCTGTCAGGTAAAAACAAGCCTGAATTCACCCCAAATGCTGATTTAGGTGACTATGTAATTGTTATTAATGCTGGCGAAATTAATGTCACCGGTAAGAAATTAGATCAAAAAGTATATTATAGGCATTCAGGTTACCCAGGAGGAATAAAATCTAAACCTCTGCGTAAAGTAATCGAAGAAACACCAACAGAAGCTATAAAAAGCGCCGTCAAGGGGATGTTACCAAAAAGTAAACTTGGCAGACAAATGCTTACTAAACTAAAGGTTTATAGTGATGAAAATCACCCTCATTCAGCTCAAAAACCAATCAGAATAGAATTATAG
- a CDS encoding trypsin-like peptidase domain-containing protein, which translates to MSKAKSIFNFSIFSLIGASIGFVITVLFLNDDSKSINEELSNAAFSYNYAVEKASPAVVNIYSEQIMDKQLTTQRRFNSIFNNKGQQVKTSLGSGVILSSDGYILTNQHVVGDNSLRVTTELYDGRKFIAQLIGIDKGTDLAVLKIQDDKNLFPSIEIEDSDKLNIGDIVLAIGNPYGLGQSVSMGIVSATGREFDNPYSNYIQTDASINRGNSGGALIDSKGRLIGINTLMRSSSGGSEGIGLAIPSTIALEIISDLIQYGEVRRGWLGFSIERLNLLRKGQLMISEVVENGPAYRSGLMKGDVINSINSESPSYDNLYKTFARSKPGEEILLEVKRGSDIINLALITGQAD; encoded by the coding sequence ATGAGTAAAGCTAAATCAATATTTAATTTTTCTATTTTTTCACTTATAGGTGCTTCAATAGGTTTCGTAATCACGGTTTTGTTTTTAAATGACGATAGTAAATCTATTAATGAGGAATTAAGTAATGCAGCTTTTTCCTACAACTATGCAGTAGAAAAAGCCTCGCCGGCTGTAGTAAACATCTATAGCGAGCAAATCATGGATAAACAATTAACCACTCAAAGGAGATTTAATTCTATATTCAATAATAAAGGACAACAGGTAAAAACAAGTCTAGGGTCAGGGGTTATTCTGAGTTCTGATGGTTATATTTTAACAAATCAACATGTGGTTGGAGATAACTCCCTTCGGGTGACAACAGAATTATACGATGGTCGTAAATTTATCGCTCAGTTGATTGGCATTGATAAAGGAACCGACCTGGCAGTTTTAAAAATTCAAGATGATAAAAATTTATTTCCCTCTATAGAAATTGAGGATTCAGATAAATTGAATATTGGTGATATCGTACTTGCTATAGGCAATCCTTATGGACTTGGCCAATCGGTAAGTATGGGAATTGTTAGCGCAACAGGTAGAGAGTTTGATAATCCTTATTCAAATTATATTCAAACTGATGCTTCGATAAATAGAGGGAACTCAGGAGGCGCATTAATAGATTCAAAAGGAAGGTTAATTGGTATTAATACACTTATGAGGTCGTCCAGTGGAGGCTCAGAAGGAATAGGCTTAGCTATACCTTCGACGATTGCCTTGGAAATCATTAGTGATTTAATTCAGTATGGTGAAGTGAGACGCGGTTGGTTAGGTTTTAGTATTGAGAGGCTAAATCTCTTAAGAAAAGGTCAACTAATGATTTCAGAAGTAGTAGAAAATGGCCCAGCTTACAGAAGCGGTCTTATGAAAGGTGATGTTATCAATTCAATAAATTCAGAAAGTCCTTCTTATGATAATTTATATAAAACATTTGCGAGGTCTAAACCAGGAGAGGAAATACTCCTTGAGGTAAAAAGAGGCTCGGATATCATAAATTTAGCCTTGATAACTGGACAGGCAGATTAA
- the hisD gene encoding histidinol dehydrogenase — protein MLIFNQLDTKESSFSKSFNAYLAERNKVSGEVSQLVSEIILKIRSKGDNALKDLTKEFDGFDSDVFKISRKEIDQILKSCDKDILKSLEYSFEKILNYQSQCFASLNLENTDDEITRKFRVIESVGIYVPGGKASYPSTVLMGAAPAIACGVSDISITSPAQNGILNSLTIAAAKVAGIEKIYRIGGAQAIAALAIGTDQISKVDKIIGPGNIFVAEAKKQLFGEVGIDSIAGPSEILILADSSSNPETIAWDLMAQSEHDSDASGVLISDSDDIIANVKEIISSEIDSLERCTIIKESISSNGLIIKIDNFSEAKQLVNKIAPEHLHIAFDHINFQDENSLIAGLILKGENSANSFSDYILGPSHILPTNSSSRFSSPLSVEDFIVSYSYVSLDREKNIKQFNEYIDHTSKIAKAEGLTAHAIAAEKRFKN, from the coding sequence ATGTTAATTTTTAATCAGTTAGATACAAAAGAAAGTTCATTCTCAAAAAGTTTTAATGCTTATTTGGCTGAAAGGAATAAGGTTTCTGGAGAAGTTTCTCAATTGGTTTCAGAAATTATTCTAAAAATCAGAAGCAAAGGCGATAATGCCTTAAAAGACTTAACGAAAGAATTTGATGGCTTTGATTCTGATGTTTTTAAAATTTCAAGAAAAGAAATTGATCAAATATTAAAAAGTTGTGACAAAGATATTTTGAAGTCTCTCGAGTATTCTTTTGAAAAAATACTTAATTATCAATCGCAATGTTTTGCCTCTTTAAATCTGGAGAATACAGATGATGAGATAACCCGAAAGTTTAGGGTTATAGAATCTGTAGGTATTTATGTACCAGGAGGTAAGGCCTCTTATCCTTCGACTGTATTAATGGGAGCTGCACCGGCTATAGCCTGCGGTGTAAGTGATATTTCAATAACTTCTCCTGCACAAAATGGAATACTAAATTCACTGACAATAGCTGCAGCAAAAGTTGCAGGCATAGAAAAAATTTACAGGATTGGTGGAGCTCAGGCAATTGCAGCTTTAGCTATCGGAACAGATCAAATATCTAAGGTGGATAAAATAATTGGACCAGGAAATATATTTGTAGCTGAGGCAAAAAAACAACTTTTTGGCGAAGTTGGTATTGATTCAATTGCCGGTCCCTCCGAAATTCTTATCCTCGCAGATAGCTCTTCAAATCCAGAAACAATAGCTTGGGATCTTATGGCTCAATCTGAACATGATTCAGATGCATCTGGAGTTTTGATTTCAGATAGTGATGACATAATAGCTAATGTAAAAGAAATCATATCGTCTGAAATAGATTCACTTGAAAGATGTACAATTATTAAAGAATCAATCAGCTCAAATGGACTGATAATTAAAATCGATAATTTTTCTGAAGCTAAACAATTAGTAAACAAGATTGCGCCTGAACATTTGCATATAGCTTTTGATCACATTAATTTTCAAGATGAAAATTCATTAATAGCTGGCTTGATTCTTAAAGGTGAGAATTCTGCCAACTCCTTTTCTGATTATATTCTAGGTCCTAGTCACATACTTCCAACTAATTCATCTTCTAGATTTAGCTCACCTTTATCAGTGGAAGACTTCATAGTTAGTTATAGCTATGTTTCCCTCGACAGGGAAAAGAATATCAAACAATTTAATGAATATATTGACCATACTTCAAAGATAGCAAAAGCCGAGGGATTAACCGCACACGCTATAGCTGCAGAGAAAAGATTTAAAAATTAA
- the hisG gene encoding ATP phosphoribosyltransferase — protein MNKSNSLIIALPKGRVYEDFIPLLEKTRFAIKDDVKKSRKMLLDTKHPSVKVLIIRGWDVPTYITSGAAHIGIVGKDILMEKEEEEFVELADLGLGKCRLSLAGYEDVLTGSARLKIATKYPKSSTKFMNSIGIQPEIIYLNGAQEIAPVLGLSDAIIDLVDTGKTLTANGLKEIKIIADISTRLIANKASIKTKATIINEIMEALK, from the coding sequence GTGAATAAATCTAACTCATTGATAATAGCTTTGCCTAAGGGAAGAGTGTATGAAGACTTCATACCATTGCTAGAAAAAACTCGGTTCGCCATAAAGGATGATGTAAAGAAATCAAGAAAGATGTTGCTGGATACGAAACATCCTAGTGTAAAAGTATTGATCATAAGAGGATGGGATGTACCCACATACATTACTTCTGGCGCTGCCCACATAGGCATTGTTGGGAAAGATATCCTCATGGAAAAGGAAGAAGAGGAGTTTGTGGAATTGGCGGATCTTGGTCTTGGTAAGTGCAGATTATCTTTGGCAGGTTATGAAGACGTTCTCACAGGTTCTGCAAGATTAAAAATAGCTACTAAATATCCAAAGAGCTCAACGAAATTTATGAATTCTATTGGAATACAACCTGAAATAATTTATCTAAATGGCGCACAAGAAATAGCTCCTGTACTTGGTTTGTCAGATGCAATTATTGACTTAGTGGATACTGGCAAAACTCTTACTGCTAATGGTCTTAAAGAAATTAAAATCATTGCAGATATTTCTACTAGATTAATTGCCAACAAAGCTTCAATTAAAACAAAAGCTACAATTATTAATGAGATTATGGAAGCACTGAAATAA
- the murA gene encoding UDP-N-acetylglucosamine 1-carboxyvinyltransferase — translation MDKLLIRGGSPLNGEIYASGAKNSALPILAASLLADSPLKVGNLPHLNDVTTMLELLGSMGVDVMLSDEMEVQVDTSNIKNLNARYELVKTMRASILVLGPLLARFQQASVALPGGCAIGSRPVNLHIEAMQAMGAEVSIVDGNIKAKVDGRLKGARIIFEPVSVTGTENVIMAASLAEGVTTIENAAREPEVMDLANCLIQMGANIKGAGTDVITVEGVDKLEGATFSVMPDRVEVGTYLTAVAMTGGSVKIKSAKPQFLSSVILKLESCGAIISQGEDWVEIKMDASRPQATSLTTGPYPSFPTDMQAQFVSLNSIAKGNSTVTETVFENRFMHVQEIARMGGNITLKGNTAVIGGINKLKGAPVMATDLRASASLVLAGLVAEGDTTIDRIYHIDRGYERIEEKLKMLGADIERIS, via the coding sequence ATGGATAAATTATTGATAAGAGGAGGTTCGCCTTTAAATGGAGAGATCTATGCTTCAGGTGCAAAAAATTCCGCATTACCAATCTTGGCTGCCTCTTTATTGGCAGATTCTCCTCTCAAGGTAGGAAACCTTCCTCATTTAAATGATGTAACTACAATGCTCGAATTGTTGGGCTCTATGGGTGTTGATGTAATGTTAAGTGATGAAATGGAAGTTCAAGTTGATACCTCTAATATTAAAAATCTCAATGCACGTTATGAACTAGTCAAAACAATGAGAGCATCAATTCTTGTTCTGGGACCTCTATTGGCAAGGTTTCAGCAAGCTTCAGTTGCTCTTCCTGGAGGTTGTGCAATAGGAAGTCGTCCTGTAAATCTTCATATAGAGGCTATGCAGGCAATGGGTGCAGAAGTGAGTATTGTAGATGGAAATATCAAGGCAAAAGTTGATGGGCGTTTGAAAGGTGCAAGAATAATATTTGAACCAGTAAGCGTCACAGGAACAGAAAATGTGATTATGGCAGCGAGTTTGGCTGAAGGTGTCACAACTATCGAAAATGCTGCTAGAGAGCCTGAAGTAATGGATTTAGCAAATTGTCTTATACAAATGGGTGCAAATATTAAGGGTGCAGGAACTGACGTTATTACGGTAGAAGGAGTTGATAAACTAGAAGGTGCAACATTTAGTGTTATGCCTGATAGAGTTGAAGTAGGGACTTATCTCACCGCAGTTGCTATGACTGGTGGTTCAGTAAAAATAAAATCTGCTAAACCTCAATTTCTTTCATCGGTTATATTGAAACTGGAAAGTTGCGGCGCCATTATTAGTCAAGGTGAAGATTGGGTTGAAATTAAAATGGATGCCTCCAGACCACAGGCAACAAGTTTAACTACAGGACCTTATCCTTCTTTTCCAACAGACATGCAGGCTCAATTTGTGTCTCTAAATTCTATTGCCAAAGGAAATTCGACAGTTACTGAAACTGTTTTTGAGAATAGATTTATGCATGTTCAAGAAATAGCAAGAATGGGTGGCAATATAACCCTTAAAGGCAATACGGCAGTAATTGGAGGAATAAATAAATTAAAAGGAGCTCCTGTAATGGCAACAGACTTAAGAGCATCAGCTAGTTTGGTCTTAGCAGGTCTTGTAGCAGAGGGAGATACTACAATTGATAGGATTTATCATATTGACAGAGGTTATGAAAGAATAGAAGAAAAGCTGAAAATGTTGGGAGCCGATATTGAAAGAATATCTTAA
- a CDS encoding ABC transporter substrate-binding protein: MKIAPFKIFVLINLFISSLQILSEVVSAYEYAERTHSNIIEIIRTKNQLFLDNPDLFTKEISDAFGPIVDFKRISRNVMGKYAGNATPKQLEDFSKVFESSLLDTYASTLVEFKDEKINVLPPTGPTNSKTKARVNIEIVTSSSTYPGRYSMYLDKDNNWKIINIEINGMNLGKIFRNQFYSLMEKNKEDINLVIEKWVTSV, from the coding sequence ATGAAAATTGCCCCATTTAAAATTTTTGTATTAATTAACTTATTTATCTCAAGCCTTCAAATCCTTTCAGAGGTAGTCTCTGCTTATGAGTATGCTGAAAGAACTCACAGCAATATAATTGAGATCATTAGGACAAAGAATCAACTCTTTCTTGATAATCCTGATCTCTTTACAAAAGAAATAAGTGATGCGTTTGGACCTATAGTAGATTTTAAAAGAATATCGAGAAACGTAATGGGAAAATATGCCGGAAATGCCACTCCTAAACAATTAGAAGACTTTTCGAAAGTATTTGAAAGTAGTTTGCTAGATACTTATGCCAGCACTCTCGTAGAATTTAAGGATGAAAAAATTAATGTATTACCTCCAACCGGTCCCACAAATTCAAAGACAAAGGCTAGAGTAAATATTGAAATAGTTACCTCATCAAGTACTTACCCTGGGAGGTATAGTATGTATCTAGATAAAGATAATAATTGGAAAATAATAAATATTGAAATTAATGGTATGAATCTTGGAAAGATCTTCAGAAATCAATTCTACTCTCTAATGGAAAAAAATAAGGAAGATATAAACTTAGTGATAGAAAAATGGGTTACCTCAGTTTAG
- a CDS encoding sodium:calcium antiporter, whose protein sequence is MIIALLAICSGIALIWVSAEKLEKYSVHAAREFGFSPFFIGSTVIAFGTSAPEMLTTFFVSLENKGSMVIGNVIGSNVANLSLVFGSMLLIVSLKKFRIKQEVAIQKNLLILLISSLLIWLIMAIDPFNILSSLILLTSLILVISFWYKNGVSDENENDINLPKYVSLKLTLSLVFLVFAAWLITFGANQILDEFSLGELFIGYTVLAIGTSLPEIAASVSLALKGRYETVTGTLIGSNIFNGLCVLAIPGLFMNPKMSLGWSYSEWSPLLFILFIITFIFAYYIFSVSKKQRNASFLLSLLFLSSYFVSLYFAY, encoded by the coding sequence ATGATCATTGCACTATTAGCAATATGTTCGGGCATTGCCCTTATATGGGTTAGTGCCGAAAAATTAGAAAAATATTCTGTTCATGCAGCAAGAGAATTTGGTTTCTCTCCTTTCTTTATTGGGTCTACAGTAATTGCCTTTGGAACATCTGCACCGGAGATGCTTACAACTTTCTTTGTCTCCCTCGAAAATAAGGGCTCTATGGTTATAGGTAATGTTATTGGATCAAATGTAGCTAATCTGTCACTTGTTTTTGGCTCTATGCTTCTAATTGTTTCTCTAAAAAAATTTAGGATTAAACAAGAAGTAGCAATTCAAAAAAACTTATTAATTTTATTGATTTCTAGTTTATTAATCTGGTTAATAATGGCTATCGATCCATTTAATATTTTATCCTCATTAATTCTTTTAACTTCACTGATCCTTGTCATTTCTTTCTGGTATAAAAATGGTGTTTCTGATGAAAATGAAAATGATATAAATTTACCTAAATATGTATCTTTGAAACTTACTCTATCTCTGGTCTTTCTTGTCTTTGCAGCATGGTTAATTACTTTTGGAGCTAATCAAATATTAGATGAATTTAGTTTAGGTGAGTTATTTATTGGGTATACAGTATTAGCAATAGGAACTAGTTTGCCGGAAATAGCTGCATCTGTTTCGTTAGCCTTAAAAGGGAGATATGAAACCGTTACTGGGACTTTAATAGGCTCAAATATTTTCAATGGATTATGCGTTTTAGCTATACCAGGTTTATTTATGAATCCAAAAATGTCATTAGGTTGGTCGTATTCTGAATGGTCACCCTTATTATTTATTCTCTTCATAATAACTTTTATATTTGCTTACTATATTTTTTCTGTTTCAAAAAAGCAGAGAAATGCGAGTTTCTTACTTAGCTTGTTATTTTTAAGCTCATACTTTGTTTCACTTTACTTCGCTTATTAG
- a CDS encoding KpsF/GutQ family sugar-phosphate isomerase yields MKKIDHLKSARKTIKIESKGLENLSDTLSSEFNDVCDKLLKTKGKIITIGIGKSGHIARKVSATLSSTGSHSSFINAGEALHGDIGEINKSDKVIIFSHSGQSEEVINLIPYLKSVGCDFFSITGSRSSFIAKNSMINLDTGISEEACPLDLAPTTSTTAALALGDAIAVALLEAKKFGREDFAKSHPGGKLGKRLITTVGDLMAKGDELPLVSKENTLSETLIQISSKGLGVALIVDKKKLIGIFTDGDLRRTLNNEKNPLEKKISTFMTSKTKTILAHDLAIDALAIMQANKIYSLAVLDKKEALVGIIRMHDLIESGLI; encoded by the coding sequence ATGAAAAAGATTGATCACCTAAAGTCAGCGAGAAAAACCATTAAAATCGAGTCTAAAGGACTTGAAAATCTGTCAGACACTTTATCTTCGGAATTCAATGATGTGTGTGATAAGTTACTCAAAACTAAGGGTAAAATAATAACTATAGGAATTGGAAAATCAGGACATATAGCAAGAAAAGTCTCTGCAACACTTTCTAGCACTGGGTCGCACTCTAGTTTTATAAATGCGGGTGAAGCGCTGCATGGCGATATAGGAGAAATAAATAAAAGTGATAAAGTAATAATTTTTTCTCATTCTGGTCAAAGCGAAGAAGTCATTAATTTAATTCCTTATCTCAAATCCGTAGGCTGTGATTTCTTCTCTATAACAGGCTCTAGAAGCTCTTTCATTGCTAAAAACTCAATGATTAACTTAGACACGGGTATATCTGAAGAAGCTTGTCCTTTGGATCTTGCACCCACTACAAGCACCACTGCGGCCTTAGCCTTAGGAGATGCTATTGCAGTAGCTCTTTTGGAAGCTAAGAAATTTGGAAGAGAGGATTTTGCAAAATCTCATCCTGGAGGCAAACTCGGAAAAAGATTAATTACTACTGTAGGAGATTTGATGGCTAAAGGCGATGAATTGCCACTGGTCTCAAAAGAGAATACTCTTTCGGAAACTTTAATTCAAATCAGTTCAAAAGGTTTAGGTGTAGCTCTAATAGTTGATAAAAAGAAGTTGATAGGTATTTTCACAGATGGTGATCTAAGAAGGACACTTAATAATGAAAAGAATCCATTGGAAAAAAAGATTTCGACTTTTATGACTTCTAAAACTAAAACAATTTTAGCTCATGATTTGGCCATTGATGCTTTGGCGATAATGCAAGCTAATAAGATCTATTCGCTAGCTGTTCTAGATAAAAAAGAAGCCCTGGTAGGAATCATTAGAATGCATGATCTTATTGAATCAGGTTTGATTTGA